A genomic segment from Myxococcota bacterium encodes:
- a CDS encoding elongation factor Tu translates to EMVMPGDNVTISVELHTPIAMDQGQRFAIREGGRTVGSGVVTQVIE, encoded by the coding sequence CGGAGATGGTGATGCCGGGCGACAACGTGACGATCTCGGTGGAGCTGCACACGCCGATCGCGATGGACCAGGGCCAGCGCTTCGCGATCCGCGAAGGCGGCCGCACCGTGGGCTCCGGCGTCGTCACCCAGGTCATCGAGTAA